The following are encoded together in the Lepidochelys kempii isolate rLepKem1 chromosome 7, rLepKem1.hap2, whole genome shotgun sequence genome:
- the TBC1D12 gene encoding TBC1 domain family member 12 isoform X3: MVAEAKKREIKEAHKRKRIMKERFKQEENIASAMVIWINEILPNWEGMRTTRRVRELWWQGLPPSVRGKVWSLAIGNELNITHELYEIFLSRAKERWKSFSETNSENDIEDAGVSVADREASLELIKLDISRTFPSFYIFQKGGPYHDLLHSVLGAYTCYRPDVGYVQGMSFIAAVLILNLEEADAFIAFANLLNKPCQLAFFRVDHSMMLKYFAAFEVFFEENLPKLFLHFKSYSLTPDIYLIDWIFTLYSKSLPLDLACRVWDVFCRDGEEFLFRTGLGILRLYEDILLQMDFIHIAQFLTKLPEDITSEKLFSCIAAIQMQNSNKKWAQVFASLMKDNKEGDKNHSPALKS; the protein is encoded by the exons ATGgtggcagaggcaaaaaaacGAG AAATTAAAGAAGCacataaaaggaaaagaataaTGAAAGAACGATTCAAGCAAGAGGAAAATATTGCTAGTGCTATGGTGATTTGGATCAATGAAATATTACCTAACTGGGAAGGCAT GCGTACTACCCGAAGAGTTCGAGAATTGTGGTGGCAGGGGTTACCCCCAAGTGTTCGTGGGAAGGTCTGGAGTCTAGCTATAGGAAATGAATTAAATATTACTCATG AACTCTATGAAATCTTCTTATCCAGAGCCAAGGAACGATGGAAAAGCTTCAGTGAGACAAATTCAGAGAATGATATAGAAG ATGCAGGTGTGTCTGTTGCTGACCGTGAGGCCAGCCTGGAACTAATTAAGCTGGATATATCCCGCACATTTCCGTCCTTCTATATTTTTCAGAAG GGAGGTCCATATCATGATCTCTTGCATAGTGTCTTAGGAGCATATACGTGTTACAGACCTGATGTGGGATAT GTACAAGGGATGTCCTTCATTGCCGCAGTACTCATTCTCAATCTGGAAGAGGCAGATGCTTTCATTGCCTTTGCAAATCTCCTAAACAAGCCATGCCAGCTGGCCTTTTTTCGTGTGGATCACAGCATG atgctGAAATATTTTGCAGCGTTTGAAGTATTCTTTGAAGAAAATCTCCCAAAACTATTTCTTCACTTCAAATCATATAGTCTTACTCCAGATATATACTTGATAGACTG GATCTTCACACTCTACAGCAAGTCACTACCACTTGATCTGGCCTGTCGAGTCTGGGATGTCTTTTGTAGAGATGGAGAAGAGTTTTTGTTTAGAACGGGATTAGGAATCCTTCGATTATATGAAGATATCCTCCTACAGATGGACTTCATTCATATAGCGCAGTTTCTAACCAAACTGCCTGAAGACATCACATCAGAAAAGCTTTTTAGTTGCATTGCAGCTATTCAGATGCAGAACAGTAACAAAAAATGGGCCCAG GTATTTGCCTCACTAATGAAGGACAACAAAGAAGGGGACAAGAACCATAGCCCAGCACTGAAAAGCTAA